In Aedes albopictus strain Foshan chromosome 3, AalbF5, whole genome shotgun sequence, the following are encoded in one genomic region:
- the LOC134292247 gene encoding uncharacterized protein LOC134292247 — MRTILNEHATITKHRYVFATNDYYPDTADEGFSPGEVSLSICPAEAYLTAALGKKSLLVEQIDLALHYRRLTQRNEFNLILLLPTIQMHTPIRQSSPPNYVVNTDSPERPIHHKVQVSENHDQNNNTVRSMGSLTTSIVLSSCFADIRIPILSPQISETGNEFKIDKRWDSIRY, encoded by the exons ATGAGAACAATCCTCAATGAACACGCAACGATCACGAAACATCGATACGTTTTCGCTACGAACGACTACTATCCCGATACCGCCGACGAGGGCTTTTCTCCCGGTGAGGTAAGCCTAagtatatgtcctgccgaagcCTACCTTACTGCCGCACTAGGAAAAAAATCACTTCTTGTAGAACAAATCGACCTCGCACTACACTACCGACGATTAACTCAGCGAAATGAATTCAACCTGATACTGCTGCTACCGACGATTCAGATGCACACACCGATACGCCAATCCTCGCCGCCAAACTACGTTGTCAACACTGATAGTCCCGAACGACCCATTCATCATAAGGTTCAG GTGAGCGAAAACCACGATCAAAACAACAACACGGTGCGTTCGATGGGCTCGTTGACGACATCCATCGTGCTATCATCTTGCTTCGCTGACATTCGCATCCCAATACTGTCACCACAAATATCAGAGACAGGGAACGAATTCAAGATTGATAAAAGGTGGGACTCCATTCGATATTAA
- the LOC109408414 gene encoding LOW QUALITY PROTEIN: leucine-rich repeat-containing G-protein coupled receptor 4 (The sequence of the model RefSeq protein was modified relative to this genomic sequence to represent the inferred CDS: inserted 1 base in 1 codon), with protein MFRIRSTWLLGIMLVALLGAHSTEAYLCMCYPMSCVLIHPNTDFFNNAENFCSSFRTAAHDISIIKLMDTKLSPEAFNKFPNMTTLEIFQGQLEKIDSETFSAAGNLQKLLIRGNSLTKLNDHTFKGADKLRDLMISSNPLSSIEENAFANLRQLEMLILAHGELTSLPKKVFQHNRMLKIISLNGNKLESIDSEVFVGLDDLTKLELPENNLKVFDFKSLKASVIVMNNNSLTDLTINEHCNTMYASNNEIQTITVLGNNLSKLSVINNKIRNINNITKAKNLTSLSLGSNPLDPNTSFSSLTSLEELMLQSTFLNLTENTFADMKQLKILDLSYNNLTEANFRILGSVSSLQVLSYVGNQIASFKYIEAREYLPRLRVLEICKNGWNNTYFETNILRMRRFQLSPDVHGFSSHFLFRDDYIRMCSEKLIDDYNYKDYVEQPIDVEDEIRASYPKELTTTSTFTTTTTTTTTPAPTTTTKAATTTTERPATAKATGERTTXLSVVGLGTLVFVAYRWRRHQLGARPLAVSTETADSVRLI; from the exons ATGTTTCGAATTCGCTCTACATG GCTACTGGGAATTATGCTGGTGGCGCTGCTCGGTGCGCATTCAACGGAAGCTTACCTATGCATGTGCTACCCGATGAGCTGCGTACTGATCCACCCTAATACGGACTTTTTCAACAATGCTGAGAATTTCTGCTCCAGTTTCCGTACGGCAGCCCACGATATTTCCATCATTAAGCTGATGGATACTAAACTGTCTCCGGAGGCGTTCAATAAATTTCCGAACATGACGACGCTTGAGATTTTTCAAGGTCAGCTCGAGAAAATTGACTCCGAGACGTTCAGTGCAGCAGGAAATTTGCAAAAACTGCTGATCAGAGGAAACAGTCTGACGAAATTGAATGATCATACATTTAAGGGTGCCGACAAGTTGAGAGATTTGATGATCTCATCCAACCCTTTGAGCAGTATTGAGGAGAATGCTTTTGCCAACTTACGGCAGCTGGAAATGCTGATTTTGGCTCACGGTGAACTCACGTCGCTACCGAAGAAAGTGTTCCAACACAATCGAATGCTGAAGATTATTTCCCTGAATGGCAACAAACTGGAATCTATTGACTCTGAGGTGTTTGTTGGTCTGGATGACCTCACGAAGCTCGAGTTGCCGGAAAACAATCTGAAAGTGTTCGATTTCAAATCGCTGAAGGCATCGGTTATTGTGATGAATAACAACAGTTTGACCGATTTGACTATCAACGAGCATTGCAATACAATGTACGCAAGCAATAACGAAATTCAAACAATCACAGTGTTGGGGAACAACCTTAGTAAACTTTCAGTGATCAATAACAAAATTCGCAACATTAACAATATTACCAAAGCGAAAAATTTGACCAGTTTATCTTTGGGCAGCAATCCTCTGGATCCAAATACGTCATTCAGTTCGCTTACCTCACTTGAAGAGCTGATGCTGCAGTCCACTTTTCTGAACCTCACCGAGAACACGTTTGCCGATATGAAGCAACTGAAAATTCTGGATCTCTCTTACAACAACTTAACCGAGGCAAACTTCAGAATTCTCGGATCCGTAAGTTCACTGCAAGTTCTGAGTTACGTAGGCAATCAGATCGCCAGCTTCAAGTACATCGAAGCACGAGAATATCTGCCTCGACTCCGCGTTCTTGAGATATGCAAGAACGGCTGGAACAACACGTACTTCGAGACGAACATCCTGAGAATGCGTCGCTTCCAGCTTAGCCCAGATGTGCACGGCTTTTCGTCCCACTTCCTGTTCCGAGATGACTACATCAGGATGTGCTCCGAGAAGCTGATCGACGACTACAACTACAAAGACTACGTGGAGCAACCGATCGATGTTGAAGACGAAATCAGAGCATCCTACCCCAAAGAATTGACCACGACATCCACTTTCACCACCacaacgacgacaacgactaCACCAGCCCCTACAACGACCACTAAAGCCGCTACCACGACAACGGAACGACCGGCAACGGCAAAGGCCACCGGAGAACGAACCA GACTCTCGGTGGTTGGTTTAGGTACTCTGGTGTTCGTTGCCTACCGTTGGAGAAGGCATCAACTCGGTGCAAGACCACTGGCCGTAAGCACCGAAACGGCCGATTCAGTACGATTGATAtag